One window of Acidimicrobiales bacterium genomic DNA carries:
- a CDS encoding cold-shock protein, with protein MASGTVKWFNAEKGYGFISREGGPDVFVHYSAIQGSGYRSLEEGQAVEFEVTSGPKGDQAQDVRPI; from the coding sequence GTGGCCTCCGGTACCGTCAAGTGGTTCAACGCCGAGAAGGGTTACGGCTTCATCTCCCGTGAGGGTGGTCCCGACGTGTTCGTGCACTACAGCGCGATCCAGGGTTCGGGGTACCGCTCGCTCGAGGAGGGCCAGGCCGTCGAGTTCGAGGTGACCAGCGGCCCCAAGGGCGATCAGGCACAGGACGTCCGTCCGATCTGA
- a CDS encoding 2Fe-2S iron-sulfur cluster-binding protein translates to MGLHHSAGTVDGPGLELVVDGVAVTVPDDGSSLLAVLRERLGITSVKDGCSPQGQCGCCTVLVDGAPRVACVTPARRVAGRVVTTVDGLDDEDRRRWADAFLATGASQCGFCTPGIICRLEGLRARSEPASVDRAQVERALAAHLCRCTGWQTIVEAWGLAVGGASAAASELDRERDLASAERRAALEGGAVQRVGPDVVLGRGGFADDEAPEGALVAVPDGAGGWALGETLAEARAAAGKVQGRRGSRAAAPPLDVPPGAWDLTLRTGWVEPGYLETDASWCVPGGEPATPLANGGAFGAKRASPVSEVARRLADRHGRPVRVLLSREDTVRIGPKRPPIAAGVRSDGTGVIRVVRTDGVAEAIRSVAPGLVVEQVDVPGPPTSVDLRAAGWAEAAVLLAALEARRDPVDGVPSRRVTVRAPGGAQADAAVGGDGVIRVRVECGEVLDPIVLRSYVIGAAHMGFGWVTSEALAVEDGKVLDLTVRSFGILSAAATPHVEVELVPSDGEAVNGSDAVFAAVAAAAWVARGCPPVWPVPS, encoded by the coding sequence ATGGGCCTCCACCACTCCGCCGGCACCGTCGACGGGCCGGGACTCGAGCTCGTGGTCGACGGCGTGGCGGTGACGGTGCCCGATGACGGTTCGTCGTTGTTGGCGGTGCTGCGGGAGCGCCTCGGGATCACGAGCGTCAAGGACGGCTGCAGCCCGCAGGGGCAGTGCGGGTGCTGCACGGTCCTCGTCGACGGCGCGCCGAGGGTGGCGTGCGTGACCCCGGCCCGGCGGGTCGCAGGCCGGGTCGTGACCACCGTCGACGGCCTCGACGACGAGGATCGGCGTCGATGGGCGGACGCCTTCCTGGCCACCGGTGCCAGCCAGTGCGGGTTCTGCACCCCCGGCATCATCTGCCGCCTCGAGGGGTTGCGGGCCAGATCCGAACCGGCGTCCGTCGATCGAGCCCAGGTCGAACGGGCGCTCGCCGCCCACCTGTGCCGCTGCACCGGTTGGCAGACGATCGTCGAGGCGTGGGGGCTGGCCGTCGGTGGCGCGTCGGCCGCCGCCTCCGAGCTCGACCGGGAGCGCGACCTGGCCTCGGCCGAGCGGCGCGCCGCTCTGGAGGGAGGCGCCGTGCAGCGGGTGGGGCCCGACGTCGTGCTGGGACGGGGCGGGTTCGCCGACGACGAGGCCCCCGAGGGCGCCCTCGTCGCCGTCCCCGACGGCGCCGGTGGCTGGGCGCTCGGCGAGACGCTGGCCGAGGCCCGGGCCGCCGCCGGCAAGGTGCAGGGACGGCGCGGGAGCCGCGCCGCCGCGCCGCCGCTCGACGTCCCACCGGGGGCGTGGGACCTGACGCTGCGGACCGGCTGGGTCGAGCCCGGCTACCTCGAGACGGACGCCTCGTGGTGCGTCCCCGGTGGCGAGCCGGCCACCCCGCTCGCCAACGGGGGCGCGTTCGGGGCGAAGCGGGCCTCGCCGGTGTCCGAGGTGGCCCGTCGTCTGGCCGACCGCCACGGCCGACCGGTCCGGGTGCTCCTCTCGCGGGAGGACACGGTGCGAATCGGGCCGAAGCGACCGCCGATCGCGGCCGGGGTCCGCTCCGACGGGACCGGCGTGATCCGGGTGGTGCGCACCGACGGGGTGGCCGAGGCGATCCGCTCGGTCGCACCGGGTCTGGTCGTGGAACAGGTCGACGTCCCGGGCCCACCCACCTCGGTCGACCTCCGGGCCGCCGGCTGGGCCGAGGCGGCCGTCCTCCTCGCCGCCCTGGAGGCCCGACGCGACCCGGTCGACGGGGTGCCGTCGCGCCGCGTGACGGTGCGGGCCCCCGGCGGCGCGCAGGCCGACGCGGCGGTGGGCGGCGACGGGGTGATCCGGGTCCGCGTCGAGTGCGGTGAGGTGCTCGACCCGATCGTGCTGCGCTCCTACGTGATCGGGGCGGCCCACATGGGCTTCGGGTGGGTGACGAGCGAGGCGCTCGCCGTCGAGGACGGCAAGGTGCTCGACCTGACCGTCAGGTCGTTCGGCATCCTGTCCGCCGCGGCCACGCCGCACGTGGAGGTCGAGCTCGTGCCCTCGGACGGTGAGGCGGTGAACGGTTCGGACGCGGTGTTCGCTGCAGTGGCCGCGGCGGCATGGGTGGCCCGCGGCTGCCCGCCGGTCTGGCCCGTGCCAAGCTGA
- a CDS encoding helix-turn-helix domain-containing protein has product MATVDPDPPEADASGPAPGGDRRGDGAARSDEGPPRLDVLKALGDNTRYAIYLEVARSPLPLATSEIADILGLHVNTVRPHLERMRDVGLLTVDAEARGSVGRPQHRYSLSPDAPALGLEPSPWPMLARTLLDAAAAGGLDGEDLADAGRRQGEADAARWPEGSDCLDALVVEQARLGFDPETLDHPGGATMGFAHCPFRDLAEMHPELVCSLHNGLVEGFVTAWDGSGVARFHPLVDRTPCQVELVAR; this is encoded by the coding sequence GTGGCGACGGTCGACCCAGATCCCCCCGAAGCGGACGCCTCCGGCCCCGCGCCCGGAGGCGACCGGCGTGGCGACGGGGCGGCCCGCAGCGACGAGGGCCCGCCGCGCCTCGACGTCCTCAAGGCCCTCGGCGACAACACCCGCTACGCCATCTACCTGGAGGTCGCCCGCTCGCCCCTCCCGCTGGCCACCAGCGAGATCGCCGACATCCTCGGCCTGCACGTCAACACGGTCCGACCGCACCTCGAGCGGATGCGCGACGTGGGCCTGCTCACCGTCGACGCCGAGGCCCGCGGCTCGGTGGGTCGGCCGCAGCACCGCTACTCGCTCAGCCCCGACGCCCCCGCCCTCGGCCTCGAGCCGTCGCCGTGGCCGATGCTCGCCCGGACGCTGCTCGACGCCGCCGCCGCCGGGGGCCTCGACGGCGAGGACCTCGCCGACGCCGGTCGTCGCCAGGGCGAGGCCGACGCCGCCCGGTGGCCCGAGGGCAGCGACTGCCTCGACGCCCTCGTCGTCGAGCAGGCCCGCCTCGGCTTCGACCCCGAGACGCTCGACCACCCCGGCGGGGCCACGATGGGGTTCGCCCACTGTCCGTTCCGTGACCTCGCGGAGATGCACCCGGAGCTCGTCTGCTCGCTGCACAACGGACTGGTCGAGGGCTTCGTCACCGCGTGGGACGGCAGCGGGGTCGCTCGCTTCCACCCTCTCGTCGACCGGACCCCCTGCCAGGTCGAGCTCGTCGCCCGATGA
- a CDS encoding Mrp/NBP35 family ATP-binding protein, whose protein sequence is MAPLPTPDDVLATLRGVIDPELGTDIVELGMARGATVEPDGRVVVQIVLTTSGCPLRAQLQTEIKGRINDLPGVTSVKIDWGEMTAEQKSAAMAKARWNVRESAPATAVPATTRVLAIASGKGGVGKSSVSANLAAGLAARGFVVGVLDADIWGFSMPRMLGLDGRLTAEAGEGGSTRILPERLEVGAGRLEVVSMGLLVDDETDALMWRGLILNRAVQHFLEDVAWPEDLQYLVIDMPPGTGDVQMGLARMLPQAEMVVVTTPALAAQKVASRAVTMARKSYLRVLGVIENMSAFECEHGTSYPLFGSGGGAALAAEADVPLIGAIPLEPTVSAGGDEGRPVALRDGAAAAAFATILDRLVDDLAPPVDMGGCSARLLAAAVAALDAADAP, encoded by the coding sequence GTGGCTCCGCTCCCCACCCCCGACGACGTCCTCGCCACCCTGCGCGGGGTGATCGACCCCGAGCTCGGTACCGACATCGTCGAGCTGGGCATGGCCCGGGGAGCGACCGTCGAGCCCGACGGTCGCGTCGTCGTGCAGATCGTGCTCACCACCTCGGGGTGCCCGTTGCGCGCCCAGCTCCAGACGGAGATCAAGGGACGGATCAACGACCTCCCGGGGGTCACCTCCGTGAAGATCGACTGGGGCGAGATGACCGCCGAGCAGAAGTCGGCCGCCATGGCCAAAGCCCGCTGGAACGTCCGGGAGAGCGCCCCGGCGACGGCGGTCCCCGCCACCACGAGGGTGCTGGCGATCGCGTCGGGGAAGGGGGGCGTGGGCAAGTCGTCCGTGTCGGCCAACCTGGCCGCCGGCCTCGCCGCCCGGGGGTTCGTCGTCGGCGTGCTCGACGCCGACATCTGGGGCTTCTCGATGCCGCGGATGCTGGGGCTCGACGGCCGACTCACCGCCGAGGCCGGCGAGGGCGGCTCCACGCGCATCCTCCCCGAGCGTCTCGAGGTCGGCGCCGGACGCCTCGAGGTCGTGTCGATGGGCCTGCTGGTCGACGACGAGACCGACGCGCTCATGTGGCGCGGTCTCATCCTGAACCGGGCGGTGCAGCACTTCCTCGAGGACGTGGCCTGGCCCGAGGACCTCCAGTACCTCGTGATCGACATGCCGCCGGGCACCGGCGACGTGCAGATGGGTCTGGCCAGGATGCTGCCCCAGGCCGAGATGGTGGTGGTCACCACACCGGCGTTGGCCGCGCAGAAGGTGGCCAGTCGGGCGGTGACGATGGCCAGGAAGAGCTACCTGCGGGTGCTCGGTGTCATCGAGAACATGAGCGCCTTCGAGTGCGAGCACGGCACCTCGTACCCGCTGTTCGGATCGGGGGGCGGCGCCGCCCTCGCCGCGGAGGCCGACGTCCCCCTCATCGGGGCCATCCCCCTCGAGCCCACCGTCTCGGCCGGCGGCGACGAGGGACGCCCGGTCGCCCTGCGCGACGGCGCCGCCGCCGCGGCGTTCGCCACGATCCTCGACCGCCTCGTCGACGATCTCGCGCCCCCGGTCGACATGGGCGGCTGCTCGGCCCGGCTGCTGGCCGCGGCGGTCGCCGCACTCGACGCCGCCGACGCCCCCTGA
- a CDS encoding RidA family protein: protein MSTPVGPYTPIVRAGDLLVVSGQVGQVDGQMVSGGVQAETAQAVANLVSLLESEGASLGDVVKTTVFLRHMRDYGLMNEAYTAAFGDHRPARSAVAVAELPMVALVEIEAWAYAPREG from the coding sequence GTGAGCACCCCCGTCGGCCCCTACACCCCGATCGTGCGCGCCGGCGACCTCCTCGTCGTGTCGGGGCAGGTCGGCCAGGTCGACGGCCAGATGGTGTCGGGCGGAGTGCAGGCCGAGACCGCCCAGGCGGTGGCCAACCTCGTGTCCCTGCTCGAGTCCGAGGGTGCGTCGCTCGGCGACGTGGTGAAGACCACCGTCTTCCTCCGCCACATGCGCGACTACGGGCTCATGAACGAGGCCTACACCGCAGCGTTCGGCGATCACCGCCCGGCGCGCTCCGCCGTCGCCGTCGCCGAGCTCCCGATGGTCGCCCTCGTCGAGATCGAGGCCTGGGCGTACGCCCCGCGGGAGGGTTGA
- the erpA gene encoding iron-sulfur cluster insertion protein ErpA — translation MITLTDTASLKVKELIDQEGQDGLMLRVAVRPGGCSGFSYEMFFDTEKDAEDMVLDDSGVPVVVDPSSAQLLTGATLDYKDGLQGAGFAIDNPNAQKTCGCGQSFS, via the coding sequence GTGATCACGCTCACCGACACCGCATCGCTCAAGGTGAAGGAGCTCATCGACCAGGAAGGCCAGGACGGGCTGATGTTGCGCGTCGCCGTTCGTCCCGGTGGGTGCAGCGGCTTCAGCTACGAGATGTTCTTCGACACCGAGAAGGACGCCGAGGACATGGTGCTCGACGACAGCGGCGTGCCCGTCGTGGTCGACCCCTCCAGCGCCCAGCTGCTCACCGGGGCCACCCTCGACTACAAGGACGGCCTCCAGGGCGCCGGGTTCGCCATCGACAACCCCAACGCCCAGAAGACCTGCGGGTGCGGTCAGTCCTTCAGCTGA